One Vanessa cardui chromosome 22, ilVanCard2.1, whole genome shotgun sequence DNA window includes the following coding sequences:
- the LOC124539389 gene encoding juvenile hormone epoxide hydrolase-like, which yields MGKLLVLSVLITIVGIATWCALPMLMPEPLPQLDANEWWGPMDTKGKVDASIKPFQVKFTEEMIKDLKNRLQNKRQLVPPLEGIGFEYGFNSKEIDSWVKYWSEEYKFGEREKFFNKFPQYKTNIQGLNIHFIRVKPQVQPGVTVVPLLLMHGWPGSVREFYEAIPLLTKPVSGYDFVFEVIVPSLPGYGFSDAAVRPGLGTAQIGVIFKNLMNRLGHKKFYIQGGDWGAVVASQMATMFQNDILGMHSNMLIVQTGCNTLKTIVGAFFPSLIVESHLADRMYPLWKYFSYLMEEFGYMHLQATKPDTVGVALTDSPTGLLSYILEKFSSWTRFEHRTLVNGGLTFRFSKDQLIDNLMVYWSTNSITTSMRLYAENMSNKNRALGIEKFPTSVPTWGLQAKNELFYQPPNLLRHKYSNLLGVTVLDDGGHFFAFEMPKVFADDVFKAVKLFREFHKTKTEL from the exons aTGGGGAAGCTACTAGTTTTGAGTGTCCTGATCACCATAGTCGGTATAGCAACATGGTGCGCTCTACCGATGCTGATGCCCGAACCCCTCCCACAGTTAGATGCCAATGAATGGTGGGGACCGATGGACACGAAGGGAAAAGTAGATGCCAGCATCAAGCCATTTCAAGTTAAATTCACTGAAGAG ATGATAAAAGACCTCAAGAATCGTTTGCAAAATAAACGTCAATTGGTTCCACCGTTGGAAGGTATTGGGTTCGAATACGGTTTCAATTCGAAGGAAATCGATTCCTGGGTGAAATACTGGTCGGAAGAATACAAATTCGGAGAGAGAGAGAAGTTCTTCAATAAATTCCCGCAATATAAGACTAACATACAAGGTCTAAATATACATTTCATACGGGTCAAGCCTCAA GTCCAACCAGGTGTCACGGTGGTTCCTCTACTTCTTATGCACGGGTGGCCGGGTTCCGTACGAGAATTCTACGAAGCCATACCTCTTTTGACTAAGCCAGTTTCTGGTTACGATTTCGTCTTTGAAGTCATTGTCCCAAGCTTGCCCGGTTATGGTTTTTCAGAT GCTGCAGTTCGGCCAGGCCTCGGGACTGCACAAATTGGGGTTATTTTCAAGAACCTAATGAACAGACTCGGGCATAAGAAGTTTTACATCCAGGGAGGCGACTGGGGTGCTGTCGTTGCCAGCCAAATGGCAACCATGTTCCAGAATGACATATTAGGAATGCACTCAAATATGTTAATAGTACAG acCGGCTGTAACACTTTGAAGACAATAGTGGGGGCTTTCTTCCCATCGCTTATAGTTGAGTCACATCTGGCTGATAGAATGTATCCTCTGTGGAAATACTTCTCCTACTTAATGGAGGAATTTGGATACATGCACTTACAAGCCACGAAACCTGACACCGTTG GCGTGGCGCTAACGGATTCTCCTACTGGTCTTCTATCTTACATCTTAGAGAAATTCTCATCTTGGACTCGCTTCGAACATCGTACATTAGTCAATGGAGGGCTGACATTCCGCTTCAGTAAGGACCAGCTCATCGACAACCTGATGGTCTACTGGTCAACCAACTCCATAACCACCTCGATGAGGCTTTACGCTGAAAACATGAGCAATAAGAATCGAGCTCTTGGTATAGAGAA GTTCCCTACATCCGTTCCAACGTGGGGACTGCAAGCCAAAAATGAGCTGTTCTATCAACCACCGAACTTGCTGAGGCATAAATACTCCAACCTCCTGGGAGTCACAGTTCTCGACGACGGCGGACACTTCTTCGCATTCGAAATGCCGAAAGTGTTCGCTGATGATGTCTTCAAAGCTGTAAAATTATTCAGAGAATTTCACAAAACTAAGACTGAGTTATAA